A part of Abyssisolibacter fermentans genomic DNA contains:
- a CDS encoding BTAD domain-containing putative transcriptional regulator, with product MTENYCISSKITPPVINSDVIERERLYDLFKYNNGSKISIISAPSGSGKTVLISQFIRWTNQQTIWYQLDEYDNDIITFLRYLVTSISQHCSYSSKLLEHLNKSEQQINELRLYVILLIKELESYVHQPLIIVLEDYHVINNPVIHQFLQELIMYLPEKLYVILSSRYQVPLNIIRYKNHGMVNIIKANNLKFNLSEIRAYFSEKFNFEDDVFQKIKDESDGWAVGISLIKLSLATNDNLIKPQALINTKNYDELYHYFMEEIYSQLSQELKSFLLATSMLNELSVSICNALLHIQNSDVILGTLKRKNLFIIEIDTADGHYRYHQLFRKFLQTQLPDKKPYYKRTADFYLSYGDIVQAIDLYILAQEYEVAVIEIQNTGIQLLEKGSIKTVEKWLKLLPNHLCTNNALLLLLKGMIYNHLTKWQKSIVLLDKAILMNKDNNNKVYVKALFYKANSYRKMGKYEDSLNIINMIIPILEKESINHWYKIILEKINILLWIGNLREAIYTLKKIIDRSNKEDTQYFTALFLEHLGATYYASGEYYKAIDYYKQAYSKYENLEDSISEFEKEYYSQRSTMARIYRDWGETDKAHELIIKEISIKERLGLLNDLPRAYHQLALIYHDYGKKNKALTYFDKASELFTLLDINDFQWTWHEALYGKILIDYNEKQKGIYLIEKAIENSKKNSEFNKAVCNVFGSYISLAKGEIKQALNTVNQSLIIGKKINAQTLISLCHMMKANIYLILDKRDLALESTIKCLELAEKNNYIEGFVSYNPNLNPLVQFAKDQGIFVEFINKVLKRSPQTKENIENIKDIHISCKSKVKPLIYVKLFGNMAILDSNNNYLKEYQLKTTKAHELLAYLLLNTKEGTLKEEILEALWPEKDPKKSSNLLYTYSYEIRSLLKKIGISNSLQYKNKRYSISKEKIDCDVFQFTREINSQNINNIEHAIKLYNKKFINSFDNLWITNTQKGLEKVYLQALLKTANYYIKLKNYDMSKVYLERLIETDNLSETAYELLMNLHIQFNNNIAAINTYKTYQMTLYRELGIHPNNNMIKLYQRALNS from the coding sequence ATGACGGAAAATTATTGCATATCATCTAAAATTACACCTCCTGTAATAAATAGTGACGTAATTGAACGTGAAAGATTATATGATTTATTTAAATATAATAACGGATCTAAAATATCAATTATTTCCGCTCCATCAGGTAGTGGTAAAACTGTACTAATTTCACAATTTATTCGTTGGACTAATCAACAAACCATATGGTATCAACTTGATGAATATGATAATGATATAATAACTTTTCTTCGTTATCTAGTTACTAGCATATCTCAACACTGTTCTTATTCTTCTAAATTACTAGAACATTTAAACAAATCAGAACAACAGATTAATGAACTAAGACTTTATGTGATTTTACTAATTAAAGAACTGGAGTCATATGTTCATCAACCTCTTATTATAGTTTTGGAAGATTATCATGTCATCAACAACCCTGTGATACACCAATTTTTACAGGAGTTAATAATGTATTTACCGGAGAAGCTATACGTTATTCTCTCTAGTCGTTATCAGGTACCTTTGAATATTATCAGATATAAAAATCATGGAATGGTCAATATAATAAAGGCTAACAACCTCAAGTTTAACTTGAGTGAAATCAGAGCCTATTTTTCTGAAAAATTCAATTTTGAGGATGATGTATTTCAAAAAATCAAGGACGAATCAGATGGCTGGGCAGTTGGTATATCACTAATTAAATTGTCATTAGCAACAAATGACAATTTAATAAAACCACAAGCACTTATTAACACAAAAAATTATGATGAACTATATCATTATTTTATGGAAGAAATATATTCACAGCTATCTCAGGAGTTAAAATCATTTTTACTCGCTACTTCTATGCTAAATGAATTATCTGTCTCAATATGTAATGCTTTACTCCATATTCAAAACTCTGATGTAATATTAGGAACTTTAAAACGCAAGAACCTGTTTATAATTGAAATAGATACAGCTGATGGGCATTATAGATATCATCAATTATTTAGAAAATTTCTTCAAACACAATTACCCGATAAAAAACCATATTATAAAAGAACTGCAGATTTCTATTTGTCCTATGGAGATATTGTACAAGCTATTGATTTATATATCTTAGCTCAAGAGTATGAAGTAGCTGTAATAGAAATACAAAACACTGGAATTCAGCTTCTGGAAAAAGGAAGTATAAAAACAGTTGAAAAATGGCTGAAACTATTACCTAATCACTTATGTACAAATAACGCTCTATTGTTACTTTTAAAAGGAATGATATACAATCACCTAACAAAATGGCAAAAGTCCATTGTACTACTAGACAAAGCGATATTAATGAACAAGGATAATAACAATAAGGTTTATGTTAAAGCATTATTCTATAAAGCAAATTCTTATAGAAAAATGGGGAAATATGAAGATAGCTTAAATATAATAAATATGATTATTCCAATTTTGGAAAAAGAGAGTATTAATCATTGGTATAAAATAATTTTAGAAAAAATAAATATATTGCTTTGGATTGGAAATCTTCGTGAAGCCATTTATACTTTAAAAAAAATAATTGATAGATCGAATAAGGAAGATACTCAATATTTTACAGCCTTGTTTTTAGAACATCTTGGAGCAACTTATTATGCATCTGGAGAATACTATAAAGCTATAGATTACTATAAGCAAGCTTATAGTAAATATGAAAATTTGGAAGATAGTATAAGTGAATTTGAAAAAGAATATTATTCACAGCGATCAACTATGGCTAGAATATATAGGGATTGGGGCGAAACTGATAAAGCTCATGAGCTGATTATAAAAGAAATTTCTATTAAAGAAAGACTCGGACTATTAAATGATTTGCCCAGAGCATATCATCAGCTGGCCTTAATATATCATGATTATGGTAAAAAAAACAAAGCTCTGACCTATTTTGATAAAGCTAGTGAGTTATTTACTTTATTAGATATCAATGATTTTCAATGGACATGGCATGAAGCTTTATATGGAAAAATATTAATTGACTATAATGAAAAACAAAAAGGTATTTATTTAATAGAAAAAGCTATAGAAAATTCTAAAAAAAATTCTGAATTCAATAAGGCTGTTTGTAATGTTTTTGGAAGTTATATATCTCTTGCAAAAGGAGAAATTAAACAAGCTTTGAACACAGTTAATCAATCTTTAATTATTGGCAAAAAAATAAACGCTCAAACTTTAATTAGTCTTTGTCACATGATGAAAGCTAATATTTATTTAATTCTTGACAAAAGAGATTTAGCCCTTGAATCTACAATCAAATGCCTAGAATTAGCAGAAAAAAACAATTATATTGAAGGTTTTGTTTCCTATAATCCAAATTTAAATCCACTTGTTCAATTTGCTAAAGATCAGGGAATTTTTGTTGAATTTATCAATAAAGTTTTAAAAAGATCTCCTCAAACAAAAGAAAATATAGAAAATATTAAAGATATACATATTAGTTGTAAATCAAAAGTAAAGCCATTAATCTATGTGAAACTTTTTGGCAATATGGCTATTCTCGATTCTAATAATAATTATTTAAAAGAATACCAGTTAAAAACAACGAAGGCACACGAACTGTTAGCCTATTTATTGCTAAATACCAAAGAAGGAACACTAAAAGAAGAGATACTGGAAGCTTTATGGCCAGAAAAAGATCCTAAAAAAAGTTCAAATCTTCTATATACATATTCTTATGAAATAAGATCTCTACTAAAAAAAATAGGAATCTCTAATAGTTTACAGTATAAGAATAAACGCTACTCTATTAGCAAAGAAAAAATTGACTGTGATGTATTTCAATTTACCAGAGAAATTAACAGTCAAAATATAAATAACATAGAACATGCAATAAAGCTCTATAATAAAAAGTTTATAAACTCCTTTGACAACCTTTGGATTACTAATACGCAAAAGGGTCTTGAGAAAGTATATCTTCAAGCACTATTAAAAACTGCAAATTACTATATTAAGCTTAAAAACTATGACATGTCAAAAGTATACTTGGAAAGACTGATTGAAACAGATAATTTATCAGAAACAGCTTACGAGCTACTTATGAATTTACATATTCAATTTAATAATAATATTGCAGCTATTAATACATATAAAACTTATCAAATGACTTTATATAGAGAATTAGGAATACATCCAAATAATAATATGATTAAACTGTATCAAAGGGCATTGAACTCATAA
- a CDS encoding CPBP family intramembrane glutamic endopeptidase, with protein MIKILKMINPFKEYTGKTPESLYIVNKVLGFILIYGISALIGEAIVLMGFSISGYNILNGEMPDMDTMLLVKYYGFIIYIVSTILYCKLVEKRSVNTMGFSKNNAIFSYIKGLVVAVIVLIIAIVAAMITGSISYIGVSKNIDIVLYIAYFGGFFIQGMAEEVMCRGFLMTSLLKRTSVVTSVLVSSLVFAYPHFSTLFESGVIIGVIGIINLMLFSVFLSLYMIKDGNIWVSCAIHSIWNFLLAVICGINVSGSNQASSILAFSVNENLIILNGGKYGLEASVLLTIILVLCIILIFTRKKKKLSIEKPIEE; from the coding sequence ATGATAAAAATATTAAAAATGATTAATCCGTTTAAAGAGTATACTGGGAAGACTCCAGAGAGTTTGTATATTGTTAATAAGGTTTTAGGATTCATTCTTATATATGGTATATCAGCATTGATTGGTGAAGCGATAGTATTAATGGGTTTTTCTATTTCAGGTTATAATATTTTGAACGGGGAAATGCCTGACATGGATACTATGCTACTGGTGAAATACTATGGTTTCATTATTTACATAGTAAGCACAATACTATATTGCAAGTTGGTTGAAAAAAGATCAGTTAATACTATGGGGTTTTCTAAAAATAACGCAATATTTTCTTATATAAAAGGGCTGGTTGTGGCTGTTATTGTATTGATAATAGCTATTGTAGCAGCAATGATTACTGGCTCAATATCATACATAGGTGTTAGTAAAAATATCGATATAGTTTTGTATATTGCCTATTTCGGTGGATTTTTTATTCAGGGAATGGCAGAGGAAGTAATGTGCAGAGGTTTCTTGATGACCTCACTTTTAAAAAGAACATCAGTTGTAACATCAGTCTTAGTTAGTTCGCTGGTATTTGCTTATCCTCACTTTTCAACATTGTTTGAAAGTGGAGTAATAATCGGAGTCATTGGCATAATAAACCTTATGTTATTTTCTGTGTTTTTGTCTTTGTATATGATTAAAGACGGTAACATATGGGTATCATGTGCAATCCATAGTATATGGAATTTTCTTTTGGCAGTCATATGTGGAATAAATGTTAGTGGCAGCAATCAAGCATCTTCAATTTTAGCTTTTTCTGTGAATGAAAACTTAATTATTCTTAATGGTGGTAAATATGGTTTGGAAGCAAGTGTTCTATTGACGATTATTTTGGTTTTGTGTATCATTTTGATTTTTACCAGAAAGAAAAAGAAATTAAGCATAGAAAAACCAATAGAAGAGTAA
- a CDS encoding helix-turn-helix domain-containing protein has translation MEFSKKLLELRKAKGLSQDELGNQLNVSRQTISKWELGETTPEMGKLILLSDYFEISLDKLVKGNESKSDTKEDTTNFNTPKKRINNTLLIVLLIIGFVFLIDFVMMIIYFVKNGFPS, from the coding sequence ATGGAATTTAGCAAAAAGTTATTAGAATTACGAAAAGCTAAGGGCTTATCTCAAGATGAGTTAGGTAACCAATTAAATGTATCTAGACAAACTATTTCAAAATGGGAATTAGGAGAAACAACTCCAGAAATGGGAAAATTAATTTTATTGAGTGATTATTTTGAAATTTCTCTCGATAAGCTTGTAAAGGGGAACGAAAGTAAGAGTGATACAAAGGAAGATACCACTAATTTTAATACCCCTAAAAAACGTATTAATAATACACTTCTTATTGTTCTATTAATAATAGGATTTGTATTTTTGATTGATTTTGTAATGATGATAATATATTTTGTTAAAAATGGGTTTCCATCTTAA
- a CDS encoding tail fiber protein — MTGGYKGSVPIWIRKPELFKHVPTVKVTKKGVPEKPLPFEHLEERMTGAEREQEAQAENITELTDDVGGLSGDVELLTGDVELLTEDVDSLSHEVERVSIPSGVIVMWSGSTVPEDWLLCDGTNGTLDLRDHFIYGAQNLEDIGPVEDRISLHPEGSDLCYKLAYIMKE, encoded by the coding sequence ATGACTGGAGGATATAAAGGAAGCGTTCCTATTTGGATTCGTAAACCAGAATTATTTAAACATGTTCCAACTGTTAAAGTAACGAAAAAAGGTGTACCAGAAAAACCACTGCCTTTTGAACATTTGGAAGAACGGATGACAGGTGCTGAAAGAGAGCAAGAAGCCCAAGCAGAAAACATAACAGAACTAACAGATGATGTAGGAGGACTATCGGGTGATGTAGAATTACTAACAGGTGATGTAGAATTACTAACAGAAGATGTAGATTCACTGTCACATGAAGTAGAAAGAGTTTCCATACCTAGTGGAGTTATTGTTATGTGGAGTGGTAGTACAGTTCCAGAAGATTGGCTGTTATGTGATGGAACTAATGGAACTTTGGATTTAAGAGACCATTTTATATATGGGGCTCAAAACCTTGAGGATATTGGTCCAGTTGAAGATCGGATATCATTACATCCAGAAGGCAGTGACTTATGCTATAAATTAGCATATATCATGAAAGAGTAA
- a CDS encoding dicarboxylate/amino acid:cation symporter: MKKLPIIVKLSMGIIFGIILGLICKATQNYIVGRLFITFTDLFANFLTFIIPCIILAFVAPGIADLGSKSGKLLFITAGIAYVSTIISGILAYFVGISILPKIIKAGNIAAESDMNLKPFFSIEIPPAMGVMTALILAFMLGLGMAHIKGKTLLGVLADFQNIVELVVKNVLIPFVPLYIVGIFTKLTISGKIFNTLKTFSSVFIILIALQIIYLLIQYTIVWFVSGKNPFKSLKNMLPAYMMALGTQSSAATIPMTLQSTRNNGVSEDVSGFVVPLCATIHLAGDTITLVITSMGVMLMNGVNPTIGAILPFIFMLGITMIAAPGIPAGGVMAALGLLQDMLLFTKAQQGIMIALHAAQDSFGTATNVTGDGAIAIIVDTIAKRRKGKIEN; the protein is encoded by the coding sequence ATGAAAAAACTACCTATAATAGTTAAATTATCAATGGGAATAATATTCGGAATAATATTAGGTTTAATATGCAAAGCTACTCAGAATTATATAGTTGGAAGACTGTTCATTACTTTCACGGATTTATTTGCTAACTTCTTAACTTTTATAATTCCATGTATAATCTTAGCTTTTGTAGCACCTGGAATTGCAGATCTAGGGAGCAAGTCGGGAAAATTATTGTTTATCACAGCAGGGATAGCATATGTTTCAACAATAATTTCAGGAATATTAGCTTACTTTGTAGGAATATCAATATTACCTAAAATAATTAAAGCAGGTAATATAGCTGCAGAATCTGACATGAATTTAAAGCCGTTTTTTTCAATAGAAATACCTCCAGCTATGGGGGTTATGACAGCATTAATTTTAGCCTTTATGTTGGGTTTAGGCATGGCGCATATAAAAGGAAAAACTTTATTGGGTGTTTTAGCAGATTTTCAAAATATAGTTGAGCTGGTAGTCAAAAACGTACTTATACCTTTTGTACCGTTGTATATTGTGGGAATATTCACAAAGCTTACAATATCAGGAAAAATATTTAATACGTTAAAAACTTTTTCATCTGTATTTATCATTTTAATTGCTTTACAGATAATATATCTGTTGATTCAGTACACTATAGTATGGTTTGTTAGTGGGAAAAATCCATTTAAATCTCTAAAAAATATGCTGCCAGCATACATGATGGCTTTAGGAACACAGTCTTCAGCGGCAACAATACCAATGACGCTTCAAAGTACTAGAAATAATGGGGTTTCAGAAGATGTATCTGGATTTGTAGTACCTCTTTGTGCAACAATTCATCTTGCAGGTGATACTATAACTTTAGTTATAACATCTATGGGAGTAATGTTAATGAATGGAGTAAATCCAACAATAGGAGCTATTTTACCATTTATATTTATGCTAGGCATTACAATGATAGCAGCTCCAGGAATACCTGCCGGAGGAGTTATGGCAGCGTTAGGGTTACTACAAGATATGCTTTTGTTTACAAAAGCTCAGCAAGGAATTATGATTGCATTACATGCAGCTCAAGATAGTTTTGGAACAGCAACTAATGTTACTGGTGATGGAGCTATAGCCATTATAGTAGATACTATAGCTAAAAGAAGAAAAGGAAAAATCGAAAATTAA
- a CDS encoding methyl-accepting chemotaxis protein — translation MRELQMIYRRNKLCIKLLFACQVLTLLLCVLTHKPITTTLIILGSCIVIVLPASIFTYKKIFTKVTMYIVTFGIIIISFMMMTSTPDITAYLMIYFGLFLVALYQEIKPLILTGLAGVLFTNYFYFYEHDAMFPTCEISGLCTLNLFLILGTILLIFQCRFSEKLRNEVEEKQEETLKSKEKIESIFNKIKSSVNTLNDVNNSLKNDVNVTGEISNDITNIFNQITASIEEEAGCVEEISSSIMCTEDEMKNALDATKNMSESSINTVDIVNNGCELVNKLDSGMENVNYTINDTVELVNELNDQMQQIEDILSTINNIAQQTNLLALNASIEAARAGEHGKGFTVVADEVKNLAEDSKNSTEKISSILVQIRERTGEVAKQIVSVQKSVKDSKASTEVVNGVFKQVSDNTNVVVEKADDVYNMIKDIENSYNVVVREISGISDTTVQNAASVQETLSKVEDQDNKMNDIVNQFDELDNLIAELRKLTKH, via the coding sequence TTGAGAGAATTACAAATGATATACAGAAGAAATAAATTATGCATAAAATTATTATTTGCATGTCAAGTTTTAACTTTACTTCTTTGTGTTTTAACACATAAACCTATTACTACAACATTAATAATATTAGGTTCATGCATAGTTATAGTATTACCAGCATCTATATTTACTTACAAAAAAATTTTCACAAAAGTTACTATGTACATCGTTACATTTGGAATTATTATTATTTCATTCATGATGATGACTAGTACTCCAGACATCACGGCTTATTTAATGATATATTTTGGTTTATTCTTAGTTGCATTGTATCAAGAAATAAAACCTTTAATTTTAACTGGGTTGGCAGGAGTTTTATTTACTAATTACTTTTATTTTTATGAACATGATGCTATGTTTCCAACTTGTGAAATTAGTGGCTTATGTACGTTGAATTTATTTCTGATTTTAGGAACTATATTATTAATTTTTCAGTGTAGATTTAGCGAAAAGTTAAGAAATGAAGTTGAAGAGAAGCAGGAAGAAACTTTAAAATCTAAAGAAAAGATAGAAAGTATTTTCAATAAGATAAAATCATCAGTTAATACTTTAAATGACGTTAATAATAGTTTGAAGAACGATGTTAATGTTACTGGTGAAATATCTAATGATATAACAAATATTTTTAATCAAATAACTGCTTCAATTGAAGAAGAAGCTGGATGTGTTGAAGAAATCTCATCATCTATTATGTGTACTGAAGATGAGATGAAAAATGCCTTAGATGCTACTAAAAATATGAGTGAATCTTCTATTAATACTGTTGACATTGTTAATAATGGTTGTGAGCTTGTAAACAAATTAGACAGTGGCATGGAAAATGTGAATTATACAATTAATGATACTGTAGAATTAGTAAATGAATTGAACGATCAAATGCAGCAAATAGAAGATATTTTAAGTACAATTAATAACATAGCACAGCAAACAAATCTCTTAGCTTTGAATGCTTCTATTGAGGCAGCAAGAGCTGGTGAACATGGTAAAGGTTTTACTGTTGTAGCTGACGAAGTTAAAAATCTTGCGGAGGATTCAAAAAATTCAACTGAAAAAATTTCATCTATTTTGGTTCAAATTAGAGAAAGAACAGGTGAAGTAGCTAAACAGATAGTGTCTGTTCAAAAATCTGTAAAAGATAGTAAAGCTTCAACAGAAGTTGTTAACGGGGTATTTAAACAAGTTTCAGATAATACTAATGTTGTAGTAGAAAAAGCAGATGATGTTTATAATATGATTAAGGATATTGAAAATTCATACAATGTAGTAGTAAGAGAAATTTCAGGTATATCTGACACTACTGTTCAGAATGCGGCTTCTGTTCAAGAAACATTATCAAAAGTAGAAGATCAAGATAATAAAATGAATGACATCGTTAATCAATTTGACGAATTGGACAACCTAATTGCTGAATTAAGAAAATTAACAAAACACTAA